A stretch of Fusarium fujikuroi IMI 58289 draft genome, chromosome FFUJ_chr10 DNA encodes these proteins:
- a CDS encoding related to calcium-related spray protein: MKLFTASLILFSWLAQFPAAMAGRVLESKSLNSCQQGSLLTASLFHVVVTPNNSLATVNVNALASIQGYVNFDVTLEAYGHQFIHEVVDPCKTSFDLSSLCPMAPGDIDIKFNFPIGNALDQIPGIAYGIPDLDATVRAYINMTSTGESIACVEADFSTGKTVEQLSVKWVTAIIIGIGLVSSALISLAGYGNAAAHLAANTLSLFAYFQAQAIIGLTAVTMPPIVDAWTQNFQWSMGIIRMGWMQDIFTWYDRATGGKPARLFDNLATASVQVVKRSLESIPGAAALIRRDFAFSKRGNIELETGSYLVYGIQRVAFRSHIETTNLFLTAIVFFGIFTVFACILVFLFKLVLDLCAKQAWIKRERFLEFRTEWRTILKGILLRLTFMGFPPITILCLWEFTQVDSAAHVVLAVFFFFTVLLTLAAAALKIVTLARHNNPVVSLYSNSRILNKWGFLYIQYRATGYYFIVPQLAYIFVKGMFVALSQKSGVTQAVALILIEAAALIATSVMRPFMDKSTNSFNIAIFVLNFLNAICLFIFTNVLGMPRMGPSVTGLVLFVANAAFSLILLLMIIISSALVFWRKNPDARYQFMADDRASFMKSRSSTQIDTMTQLDALAATARGDPTARSRPVSRSSSELAAPAFPNAEAKHTSTSTLSSRSPHKDSQIDVRETER, translated from the coding sequence ATGAAGCTATTCACAGCATCTCTCATCTTATTCTCATGGCTCGCCCAATTTCCCGCCGCAATGGCCGGCAGGGTTCTTGAGTCAAAATCGCTCAACAGTTGTCAGCAAGGTTCCCTATTGACTGCCAGTCTCTTTCACGTTGTCGTCACACCAAACAACTCATTGGCCACCGTTAACGTGAATGCCCTGGCGTCTATTCAAGGCTATGTAAACTTTGATGTTACACTCGAAGCCTATGGGCATCAATTCATTCACGAGGTCGTCGATCCTTGCAAAACTAGCTTCGACCTGTCGAGTCTATGTCCTATGGCACCCGGTGATATCGACATCAAGTTCAACTTCCCAATTGGCAATGCCTTGGATCAGATTCCCGGCATCGCGTATGGCATTCCTGACCTGGATGCCACCGTGCGCGCATATATCAACATGACCTCCACGGGCGAGAGTATTGCATGTGTCGAGGCTGATTTCTCCACTGGTAAGACCGTCGAGCAACTCTCAGTCAAATGGGTCACTGCCATCATCATTGGAATTGGCCTTGTTTCTTCAGCACTCATTTCGCTAGCCGGCTACGGCAATGCAGCTGCTCATCTTGCCGCCAACACTTTGTCACTCTTTGCCTACTTCCAGGCCCAGGCTATCATCGGACTTACCGCTGTTACCATGCCACCCATCGTGGATGCTTGGACGCAGAACTTCCAGTGGTCTATGGGTATCATCCGAATGGGCTGGATGCAAGATATCTTCACTTGGTATGACCGTGCTACAGGGGGTAAGCCAGCCCGTCTCTTTGACAATCTCGCCACTGCTTCGGTCCAGGTTGTGAAAAGGTCTTTGGAAAGCATTCCTGGTGCTGCAGCTCTGATTCGTCGTGACTTCGCCTTCTCGAAACGAGGCAATATTGAACTCGAAACCGGCTCATATCTGGTCTACGGCATCCAGCGCGTGGCATTCCGCTCACATATTGAGACAACGAATCTCTTCCTAACCGCCATTGTCTTCTTCGGTATTTTTACTGTCTTCGCCTGCATCCTAGTCTTCCTTTTCAAGCTCGTCCTCGACCTGTGTGCAAAGCAGGCTTGGATCAAGCGTGAGCGCTTCCTCGAATTCCGAACTGAATGGCGTACCATCCTGAAGGGAATTCTGCTGAGACTCACCTTCATGGGCTTCCCTCCCATCACTATCCTCTGCCTCTGGGAGTTCACGCAGGTTGACTCAGCTGCGCACGTTGTCCTCgcagtcttcttctttttcacAGTTCTGCTCACCCTCGCCGCGGCAGCTTTGAAGATCGTCACACTCGCGAGGCACAACAACCCGGTCGTTAGTCTATACTCGAATTCGCGAATCCTCAACAAATGGGGATTCTTGTACATCCAGTATCGAGCTACAGGCTACTACTTTATCGTGCCCCAGCTTGCTTACATCTTCGTCAAGGGCATGTTTGTCGCTCTGAGTCAGAAGAGCGGCGTTACCCAGGCAGTCGCCCTAATTCTCATCGAAGCCGCTGCTCTCATCGCCACCAGCGTCATGCGTCCCTTCATGGACAAGAGCACGAACTCCTTCAACATTGCCATCTTTGTTCTCAACTTCCTTAACGCCATctgtctcttcatcttcaccaatGTTCTCGGCATGCCTCGAATGGGTCCCTCCGTCACTGGCctcgttctcttcgtcgCCAACGCCGCTTTCTCCCTGATCCTGCTGCTTATGATCATTATATCGAGTGCCCTTGTCTTCTGGCGAAAGAACCCAGATGCACGATACCAATTCATGGCTGATGACAGAGCTTCGTTCATGAAGTCCAGGTCGTCCACACAGATCGATACCATGACACAGCTCGACGCGTTGGCTGCCACCGCCCGCGGAGACCCAACAGCTCGCTCTCGCCCTGTATCGAGATCTTCGTCAGAGCTCGCAGCGCCTGCATTTCCCAATGCCGAGGCCAAGCATACTTCGACTTCGACTCTATCTTCAAGGAGCCCGCATAAAGACTCACAAATAGATGTCAGGGAAACAGAGCGGTAG
- a CDS encoding related to Protein indc11, translated as MATHTIRKVVYSAYGGPSTVSVITAQIPPPAKNEVQVDVIYSGFSGADIQMRLGTYPMQKAAPLTPGYCFVGRVSTNGDKSSKFRPGQLVGALSVYDAEAQKINILEKYLIAIPERVDMQQAVAAFLDWNTAYGLVHRATNLVGKGQRVFIHSISGAVGYAIMTLCLLEGAEVYGTASERNHESLRQLGVTPFTYANKNWVSEMKQRGGAHVVYDPIGFEHYNDSWDILITNEPSRLVGFGGNMNILQGDDAKPRSQYVGMAKLLAKNGCLFTKRSTSFYYIDRDRATYMEDLQTVMNLLIDGKVDVPIKKVWDLENVREPHETWGKVPGMGSCLIRVDPNAP; from the coding sequence ATGGCCACTCATACCATCCGCAAAGTCGTCTACTCTGCCTACGGCGGTCCCTCCACCGTGAGCGTTATCACAGCTCAAATCCCCCCTCCAGCAAAGAACGAAGTCCAGGTCGATGTCATCTACTCGGGCTTCTCTGGCGCCGACATCCAGATGCGACTTGGCACATACCCCATGCAAAAGGCGGCACCTTTGACACCCGGCTACTGCTTCGTTGGCCGCGTCAGCACTAATGGGGACAAGTCCTCCAAATTCCGCCCTGGTCAGCTCGTTGGCGCTCTTAGCGTGTACGACGCTGAGGCTCAGAAGATCAATATCCTCGAAAAGTACCTGATCGCCATTCCTGAGCGAGTTGATATGCAACAGGCGGTTGCTGCTTTTCTTGATTGGAACACTGCTTATGGCCTTGTTCATCGCGCGACAAATCTGGTTGGCAAAGGCCAGCGCGTCTTCATCCATTCCATCAGTGGAGCTGTTGGCTATGCCATTATGACCCTGTGCCTGCTGGAGGGCGCTGAAGTCTACGGCACCGCTTCAGAGCGCAACCATGAGTCTCTCCGCCAGCTCGGAGTAACACCCTTTACCTATGCCAACAAGAACTGGGTCAGTGAGATGAAGCAGCGCGGTGGTGCACACGTAGTCTACGATCCAATTGGATTTGAGCACTACAATGATTCATGGGacattctcatcaccaacgagCCATCGCGTCTTGTCGGTTTCGGTGGTAACATGAACATCCTCCAGGGCGATGACGCCAAACCGCGATCGCAGTACGTCGGAATGGCCAAACTTCTGGCCAAGAACGGCTGCTTGTTCACCAAAAGAAGCACTTCCTTCTACTACATTGACCGCGATCGCGCGACATATATGGAAGATCTTCAAACCGTCATGAATCTGCTCATTGATGGAAAGGTTGATGTCCCGATCAAGAAGGTCTGGGATTTGGAGAACGTGCGGGAGCCCCATGAGACTTGGGGCAAGGTCCCTGGGATGGGATCATGCTTGATCCGTGTTGACCCCAATGCTCCTTGA
- a CDS encoding related to ROD1-O-dinitrobenzene,calcium and zinc resistance protein, whose translation MQASSTNQHNNQPLAAAFSGVASTPYSLFEIRLEREFVVFWGSRYESTDQLLKGVVVLCLQSPLKLDEVRLRLDGTVRHAWLNDPGVAHNTSIMKHKWPSLLETGGRSVTLPAGNYEWPFELMMAGDTSESLEGIRDASITYGLRATISRGKLARHISCTKKLRIIRTFAPTALEFMHNMSVEQTWINKVDYSVSIPTKAAVFGGSIVLETRFTPLVKRLEIEKIVVTLVEFQEFSMHSRHYIYTREHKSKREISQWDFEMSREQYWQDTIEETGQEGWVMKKTLQLPKRLSECIQDIDTQGIRVYHKLKIHIPIRNQDGHVSHVSQPFSRYRAQGLTSQLDLGIPVNIFISPSITLDDQGNLIDQAPTTQGPPNELIGPPVYGEHILDQLYDSLEDWQIPGQGTHQGEGEGSGTSTPHHADSNESQIYESSNTLESSQSSQSHNPSRSSSETVSTDPEEFAELSKVPTYRTALRTPLQPHAQQGGALPPDYRTASATAATDS comes from the exons ATGCAAGCCTCGTCGACGAACCAACACAATAACCAGCCTCTCGCTGCTGCCTTCAGTGGTGTAGCATCAACACCGTATTCCCTTTTCGAGATCAG ACTTGAACGCGAATTTGTTGTCTTTTGGGGTAGCCGATATGAATCAACAGATCAACTACTCAAGGGCGTCGTAGTCCTGTGTCTACAGTCGCCACTCAAGCTCGATGAAGTCAGACTTCGCCTAGATGGTACTGTACGCCATGCATGGCTAAACGACCCCGGCGTAGCgcacaacaccagcatcatGAAGCACAAGTGGCCCTCATTGCTGGAAACAGGTGGCAGGAGCGTCACTCTACCAGCTGGCAACTATGAGTGGCCGTTCGAACTGATGATGGCGGGAGACACTTCTGAGAGCCTTGAGGGTATCCGGGATGCTTCCATAACGTATGGGTTGAGAGCAACTATCAGCAGAGGCAAGCTTGCTCGGCATATCAGTTGCACCAAGAAGCTTCGAATAATCCGCACATTTGCACCAACTGCCCTGGAGTTCATGCATAACATGAGTGTCGAGCAGACATGGATCAATAAAGTCGACTACTCGGTGTCTATACCGACCAAGGCCGCTGTATTCGGCGGCTCGATAGTTCTCGAAACACGATTTACACCACTGGTCAAAAGGCTCGAGATTGAAAAGATCGTCGTAACTTTGGTGGAGTTTCAGGAGTTCAGCATGCACAGCAGACACTATATCTACACAAGAGAACACAAAAGCAAGCGCGAGATCTCCCAGTGGGACTTTGAGATGTCAAGAGAGCAATATTGGCAGGACACTATAGAGGAAACGGGTCAAGAGGGATGGGTTATGAAGAAGACGCTTCAGTTACCGAAGAGACTGAGCGAGTGCATTCAAGACATAGACACACAAGGCATCAGGGTCTATCACAAACTCAAGATACACATACCCATTCGGAATCAGGACGGACATGTCTCGCATGTAAGTCAACCATTTTCAAGGTACAGAGCGCAAGGGCTAACTTCTCAGCTTGACTTGGGTATTCCAGTTAATATCTTCATTTCACCGTCCATCACTCTTGACGACCAAGGCAACTTGATCGACCAAGCCCCTACTACACAAGGACCACCAAACGAATTGATAGGACCGCCAGTGTATGGAGAACACATTCTCGACCAATTATACGACAGTCTGGAGGACTGGCAGATTCCTGGCCAAGGTACCCACCAGGGCGAGGGAGAAGGATCTGGTACCAGCACTCCTCATCACGCAGACTCGAATGAGAGTCAGATATACGAGAGCTCCAACACATTAGAATCGTCGCAGTCAAGCCAGAGCCACAACCCATCTCGCAGCTCATCCGAAACTGTATCTACCGACCCAGAAGAATTTGCTGAACTTAGCAAAGTCCCGACATATCGCACGGCGCTCCGGACTCCATTGCAACCGCATGCCCAGCAAGGTGGAGCCCTGCCTCCTGATTATCGAACAGCCTCTGCAACGGCAGCGACCGATAGTTGA
- a CDS encoding related to aminopeptidase, with amino-acid sequence MGGGLDLSKRLRLRELLPELYMGRWQPGHLNSITDVPGVLVHTESIQPDQDVNTGVTTILPRADWFDYSCHAAIFKFNGSGEMTGSHWIEESGTLTSPIILTTNSSIGDAFRGVYDYATKYHATKEGDVNLFAFPVVTETYDGYLNKQTRFALTPDHVVRGIRNASADAVPEGCTGGGTGMICHRFKGGTGSSSRIVPGIDSKGNAKDYTVGVLVQANYGLKEDLHIGGVPVGRILISEAQTPCSSEAPAIHGPHVDGSIIIIIGTDIPLLPVQLERLAKRATVGLSRVGGYGSNGSGDIFLAFSTAAKIPMQRLEGGDLDPFKPTSFEVGTVHNETINGAFEAVADATEEAICNALCMATTMTGYKGRTVEALDLNKVREIVTKRL; translated from the coding sequence ATGGGTGGCGGCCTAGACCTCTCCAAGCGGCTTCGTCTCCGAGAACTCCTGCCTGAGCTCTACATGGGCAGATGGCAGCCAGGTCATCTAAACTCCATTACCGATGTCCCGGGCGTCCTCGTTCACACCGAGTCAATCCAGCCTGACCAGGATGTCAACACTGGAGTCACCACTATTCTTCCCCGAGCAGACTGGTTCGACTACTCATGTCACGCTGCCATCTTCAAGTTCAATGGCTCTGGGGAGATGACGGGATCTCACTGGATTGAGGAGTCGGGCACCTTAACGTCACCGATTATCCTGACGACAAACTCATCGATTGGAGATGCCTTTCGAGGCGTGTACGATTATGCGACCAAGTATCATGCAACCAAGGAGGGGGATGTGAACCTTTTTGCGTTCCCTGTTGTGACTGAGACATATGATGGATACCTCAACAAGCAAACCCGCTTTGCGTTGACCCCAGATCACGTTGTCCGGGGCATTCGCAATGCGTCGGCTGATGCGGTGCCGGAAGGATGCACTGGAGGCGGCACGGGGATGATATGCCATCGGTTCAAGGGAGGTACGGGGTCCAGCAGCCGTATCGTACCTGGCATAGACAGCAAAGGAAACGCGAAGGACTATACCGTCGGTGTACTCGTTCAAGCCAACTATGGACTTAAGGAAGACCTTCACATTGGCGGTGTCCCAGTTGGAAGAATCCTGATATCAGAAGCCCAAACGCCTTGCTCGTCAGAAGCGCCCGCCATCCACGGGCCTCACGTCGACGGTAGtatcattatcatcatcggcaCAGATATTCCCCTGCTTCCAGTTCAACTTGAGCGACTTGCCAAGCGCGCCACTGTAGGACTGTCACGCGTCGGCGGCTATGGCAGCAATGGTTCGGGCGATATCTTCCTGGCCTTTTCTACAGCGGCCAAGATTCCCATGCAACGTCTCGAAGGCGGAGATCTAGACCCCTTCAAGCCCACGTCTTTCGAGGTGGGGACAGTGCACAATGAGACCATCAATGGCGCGtttgaggctgttgctgacGCGACCGAGGAAGCCATTTGCAATGCTCTATGTATGGCAACGACTATGACTGGATACAAAGGGCGCACTGTCGAGGCATTAGATCTCAACAAGGTTAGAGAGATAGTGACGAAGCGACTGTGA
- a CDS encoding related to LSB3-possible role in the regulation of actin cytoskeletal organization, with protein sequence MQKVKARLPSWDTTKTTSKKGFDKVWGWADKLGAPINRLSNRIGSEAFWPTTLDKESDKAARILRSFCKDGFYTEEEKPADGEQAGPKQKQRVLKKIPQKVIQNAVGLAIFTTMRTGLWVSGAGGSGVLVARNEEDGSWSPPSGILLHTAGLGFLVGVDIYDCVVVINNRKALDAFTKIRATLGGEISAVAGPVGAGGVLENDGKWKQANRPVFTYLKSRGFYAGVQVDGTVIIERTDENARFYGQEGVKVADILAGKTSRPPEIKMLMETLKAAEGREDVDQQLMEELEGQPAPGDVDVEAPGEGTVFGIPDPEDPDPYGVLALEKEGLEIRDAATHSRPSSQAFEYNPSPNSPTYKKFYRRSLETGTRSNRDSYASTPSRTYTTSEASTQTEPVLITPITSTTPENKSLAHPEKLDDDKSSIYEDVRLEDDFRSPYDGSSQSPYTTVDSFITPPPGPPPPLPARSPVA encoded by the exons ATGCAGAAAGTCAAAGCCAGGCTGCCGTCATGGGACACTACAAAGACCACAAGCAAGAAGGGCTTTGACAAAGTGTGGGGTTGGGCTGACAAGCTGGGTGCACCAATCAATCGACTCTCAAATCGCATCGGCAGTGAGGCATTCTGGCCCACGACTCTGGATAAAGAGAGTGACAAGGCCGCCAGAATTTTGAGGTCCTTCTGCA AGGATGGCTTCTATACCGAGGAGGAAAAGCCGGCTGATGGCGAACAGGCTGGAcccaagcagaagcagcgcGTCTTGAAGAAAATCCCACAAAAGGTGATACAAAATGCTGTcggtctcgccatcttcactaCCATGCGAACCGGTCTCTGGGTCTCTGGAGCCGGCGGATCCGGAGTCCTCGTAGCCCGAAACGAGGAGGATGGTTCATGGTCTCCTCCATCTGGAATCCTTCTGCACACAGCAGGTCTTGGCTTCCTAGTCGGAGTTGATATCTACGATTGTGTCgttgtcatcaacaaccgCAAAGCCCTGGATGCATTTACCAAGATCAGAGCTACTCTCGGAGGAGAGATCAGTGCTGTTGCCGGACCCGTCGGAGCAGGTGGAGTGCTTGAAAATGATGGCAAATGGAAACAAGCCAACAGACCTGTCTTCACTTACTTGAAGTCAAGAGGATTCTACGCTGGCGTTCAAGTTGATGGTACGGTCATCATTGAGAGAACAGATGAAAACGCTCGTTTCTATGGACAGGAGGGCGTTAAAGTGGCAGACATCCTAGCTGGGAAAACAAGTCGACCTCCAGAAATCAAGATGCTCATGGAGACGTTGAAGGCAGCcgaaggccgagaagatgTTGACCAGCAATTGATGGAAGAGTTGGAAGGACAACCTGCGCCAGgcgatgtcgatgtcgaggCTCCTGGTGAGGGAACAGTCTTCGGCATTCCGGACCCGGAGGACCCCGATCCATATGGTGTTCTCGCCCTCGAGAAGGAAGGCCTCGAGATCCGTGACGCCGCAACTCactcaagaccatcaagtcAAGCCTTCGAGTACAACCCCAGCCCCAACAGCCCGACGTACAAAAAGTTCTACAGAAGGAGTCTAGAGACCGGAACAAGGAGCAATCGAGATAGCTATGCTTCAACACCGAGCAGGACATATACGACATCTGAAGCCAGTACGCAGACTGAACCTGTACTGATAACACCCATCACAAGTACGACACCAGAGAATAAGAGTCTGGCGCATCCGGAAAAGCTTGATGACGACAAGTCAAGCATCTACGAGGATGTTCGGCTGGAGGATGACTTTCGGTCGCCGTATGATGGATCATCACAGTCACCTTATACTACAGTCGATAGCTTCATCACACCACCTCCTGGGCCACCACCGCCATTGCCCGCTAGAAGCCCTGTTGCGTAG
- a CDS encoding related to transporter protein codes for MATLRNPGSQGYVPLADASPESTEDHVVFEPVKTWKGYIWDTWELPQDQRRLLFKVDAFILTFASIGYFLKNIDQTNINNAFLSGMEEDLEMFGNQLVTSTSIWTFGYVIGQIPSNLLLTRVSPRWVIPSLEVGWGIATICTSSVQSYRSLYVLRFFVGFFESGFYPGIHYMLGSWYTPREIGKRAMLFWLAGSVGSMFSGFLQGAAYTNLNGVHGRAGWRWLFIIDGLITIPLAIAGYFFFPNLPQDGKRTWWTTEEEHILSVKRMQAIGRAGKQPWTKDRVKKVLSSWHTYHLPLLYILWNNGNPQAAMGYWLKSFNDKPAPVPGTSFTVPEINNLPIPSTAIFLVMALAWGWLSDGPLQGARWPFIYAGAILIIIFNILLLNMPLYSNVDGRKVVYWLSKIGHGAGPLILSWINEICSADTEKRALIVAIANDLAYVVQAVVPVFMWKKTDFPAARKGYTYSTILQVLLILETAFIQLLLWRDRRKPVRSRGAESPPPLIYSDEEEGEDGNKPGEPHFSHTT; via the exons ATGGCGACACTGAGAAATCCAGGCTCGCAAGGCTACGTGCCCCTGGCCGACGCTTCACCAGAGAGCACCGAGGATCATGTAGTTTTTGAGCCAGTCAAAACATGGAAAGGATACATATGGGATACGTGGGAGCTACCTCAGGATCAGAGGCGCTTACTATTCAAGGTCGATGCCTTCATCCTGACCTTCGCATCAATCGGATATtttctcaagaacatcgatCAGACCAACATCAATAACGCGTTTCTAAGCGGCATGGAGGAGGACCTCGAGATGTTTGGAAATCAACTTGTGACTA GTACCTCCATTTGGACATTTGGCTATGTCATCGGGCAGATCCCATCAAATCTACTACTGACCCGAGTCTCTCCACGATGGGTCATTCCGTCGCTTGAGGTGGGTTGGGGTATAGCCACAATATGTACCTCATCAGTTCAATCATATAGGAGTCTTTATGTATTACGATTCTTCGTAGGCTTCTTCGA ATCGGGCTTCTATCCTGGAATCCATTATATGCTCGGCTCTTGGTATACGCCTAGGGAGATTGGCAAGCGAGCCATGCTCttctggctggctggctcgGTTGGATCTATGTTCAGTGGATTCCTCCAAGGAGCTGCGTATACAAATCTTAATGGCGTTCATGGGCGTGCAGGCT GGCGTTGGCTGTTCATCATCGACGGCCTTATCACCATCCCACTGGCAATAGCCGGGTATTTCTTTTTCCCGAACCTACCGCAAGATGGGAAGAGAACTTGGTGGAcaactgaagaagagcatATTTTATCGGTCAAAAGAATGCAGGCAATCGGCCGCGCAGGCAAGCAGCCTTGGACAAAAGACAGGGTCAAGAAGGTCTTGTCCAGCTGGCATACTTACCATCTTC CGTTACTGTATATTCTCTGGAACAATGGAAATCCTCAAGCGGCTATGGGTTACTGGCTGAAAAGCTTCAACGACAAGCCTGCTCCGGTCCCGGGGACCTCATTCACTGTTCCCGAGATCAACAACC TACCTATTCCTAGTACAGCGATCTTCCTTGTAATGGCACTAGCGTGGGGCTGGTTGTCAGACGGACCACTGCAAGGAGCTCGTTGGCCGTTCATTTATGCCGGAGCCATACTTATC atcatcttcaacatcctccttctcaacatgcCACTCTACTCCAATGTTGATGGAAGAAAGGTTGTCTACTGGCTCAGCAAAATTGGC CATGGTGCCGGTCCTTTGATCCTCAGCTGGATTAACGAGATATGTTCTGCGGATACGGAAAAGCGAGCCCTGATCGTAGCCATAGCCAACGACTTGGCGTATGTTGTACAGGCTGTT GTGCCCGTGTTCATGTGGAAAAAGACAGATTTTCCCGCTGCGAGGAAGGGATACACGTACTCAACCATTTTGCAAGTACTGTTGA TTTTGGAGACTGCCTTCATTCAGTTATTATTGTGGCGTGATAGGCGAAAGCCTGTGCGGTCCCGTGGTGCTGAGTCTCCACCTCCACTCATATACtcggatgaggaggagggtgaagACGGTAATAAACCAGGAGAGCCGCACTTTTCTCATACTACTTAG